The genomic interval TGCAGGAAGAATGCGAGATGTACGCCCATCTGGGCGATCGCGAACGCAGCCAGGGCCATGGGCACGCCGGGCGTATAGATCAGGCCCGTGCCGCTCGCGACCCAGAACGATCCGGCGGTCAACCCGGCGGCGAGCACGAAGCCAATCAGGTAATTTCGGATCGCACTGGCGACGTCATGGGTGCCAGGCTCCTGATCGCCGGGCGCGGTATCAATGTTTGAATTTGCGTGTCCATGCATGCTCATGGGCTTGTTCCCAAAAGATAGACATTCGTGAAAATTCCGACCCAGATGATGTCGAGCGCATGCCAGAACAGCGCGAAGCATAGCCCTCTGCGCATGATGTCCGGCCGAAAACCCTTGGCCCAGAACTGCGCCATCATCGTGCCGAGCCATAGCAACCCGACTGTGACGTGCACGCCGTGCAGTCCGACCAGCGCGAAAAACGCGGAAAGGAAGCCGCTGCGATCCGGGCCTGCTCCTGCCGCAAGCATCTTTGCAAACTCGCTGACCTCCAGGACCAGAAAAGCAAATCCCAAGAGGCCAGTGATCAAATAGCCAACCTGCGTCCACAGCATATTGCGAACATTGCTGGCAATTGTCGCCATGCCGCAGGCGACGCTGGAAAGAAGCAGGAAGGTAGTTTCGAGCGCTACCGTCTTCAGATCGAAGAGTTGAGCAGGATTGGGGCCGCCGGCTGTCGCATGAGATAGCACTGCATAGGACGCATAGAATCCAGAAAACAGAACAAAGTCCGAGAGGAGGAAGATCCAGAAGCCATAGGCGGTGATGATGCGCTTCGTGGCAGGGCCTTTCCACCCGCCATCGGGCTCCGCACGGGGGCCGAGTTTGTGCGGGTCCTGAGCGACTGACGCGTCATGAGGCACGGCGCTGATGTGCGGCTCCCGTCCCTCGACGAGCGCGATGCGAGCCTCACGCCGTTGATGATCGATGCGGGCAACCTCAGCCGCGGGCATCTCGTATTCGGCGTGGTCGCGCCAGGCGAAGACAACAAAAACCGCGAAAGCGCCGATCAGGCCGACGATCACCAGCCACCAGATGTGCCAGATGAGAGCGAATCCGGCGACCACCGCGAAGAACGCGACCACGAACCCGGTCGGGCTGTTCTTTGGAAGTTCGATTGCTTGGTAGTCCGGTAGGTCGGTCAGGCGGCGCTGCTCCAGCGCTTTCTGCTTGATGCCCCAATAGGCCTCTTCCCCTTCGACATTTGGCAGCACCGCGAAATTGTAGGCCGGCGGGGGCGAGCCCGTGATCCATTCCAGCGTGCGTCCGTCCCAGGGGTCTCCCGTCAGGTCTCGCAAGGCCTCGCGGTTGCGGATCGAAACGACGATCTGAATGATCTGGGAGACGATGCCGCACAGAATGAGCACGGCGCCAATTGCCGCCACAACGAGCCAGGGATGCCAAGCGGCGACATCGTAATGCTGCATGCGGCGGGTCATGCCTTCCAGGCCGAGCACATAGAGCGGCATGAAAGCGACGTAGAAGCCTACGACCCAGAACCAGAAGGCGACTTTGCCCCACCATTCATCCAGCTTGAAGCCGAATGCCTTGGGGAACCAGTAGGTGTAGCCGGCAAAGGCGCCAAAGAGGACACCTCCGATGACGACGTTGTGGAAGTGAGCGACTAGAAAAAGTGAGTTGTGCAGCACGAAGTCGGCCGGCGGCACCGCAAGCAGCACGCCGGTCATGCCGCCGATGGTGAAGGTTGTCATGAAGGCGAGCGACCACAGCATCGGCGGCGAGAAACGCACGCGTCCGCCCCACATCGTGAACAGCCAGTTGAAGATTTTCACGCCCGTCGGCACCGCGATGATCATCGTCGTGATGCCGAAAAAGCCGTTGACGTCGGCGCCTGCGCCCATGGTGAAGAAGTGGTGCAGCCACACCATGAACGAGAGGACACAGATCGCCATCGTGGCGACGATCATCGAGCGATAGCCGAACAGCGGCTTACCGGAGAATGTCGAGATGACTTCGGAGAACACGCCGAAAGCCGGCAGGATGAGGATGTAGACCTCAGGATGTCCCCAGGCCCAGATGAGGTTGATGTACATCATCGGGTTGCCGCCGGCCCCGACGGTGAAGAAATGGAAGTCGAGATAGCGATCCAGCAGCAGCATGCCGAGCACGGCCGTCAGGATCGGAAAGGCAGCGACGATGAGCAGACTTGCCGCGAGCGCCGTCCAGCAGAAGATCGGCATGCGGGTCAGCGTCATGCCCGGCGCGCGCATCTTCAGGATGGTGGCGATGAAATTGACGCCGGTTAGCAGCGTCCCGACCCCCGATATCTGGATCGCCCACAGATAGTAATCGACGCCGACCCCGGGCGAGAAACCCAATTCCGATAGCGGCGGATAAACGAGCCAGCCAGTCTGGGCGAACTCACCGACGAACAGCGAGATGTTGACGAGCAGCACAGCCGACGCGGTCAGCCAGAGGCTTACCGAGTTGAATGTCGGGAACGCGACGTCGCGCACGCCGAGTTGCAACGGCACGGCGAAGTTCATGAGCCCGATCATGAACGTCATCGCGACGAAGAAGATCATGATCGTACCATGCGCGGAGAAGATCTGGTCGTAATGCTCCGCCGGCAGGTAACCCTGAGAATGAAATGCGATCGCCTGCTGCGCGCGCATCATCAAGGCGTCGATGAAGCCGCGGATCAGCATCAGCAGCGCGAGGCCGCAGTACATCACGCCGATCCGCTTATGGTCGACCGACGTGATCCATTCGCGCCACAGATAGGGCGCGTAGCCTTTGGCGAATACCCAACCAAGGGTCGCCAGTACAGCGGTCATGACCACGAGCGAGGCGACCAGTGGAATGGGCTGATCGAAGGGGATCGCGGACCAACTTAATTTGCCAAGCATTATGGTTCCTTCGTCGCGGCCGGCGGAGTGTCTTGGCCGCCGTGGCCCCCCTCGATGCCCGGACGATTCAGATCGCCCGCGACGACATCGTCGAACAGCTTTGGATCGACGTTGCTGTAGGTGCTGGGCGGCACATTCTTGCTCGGTTTCGCAAGTTCGTCGTACGCGGCCTTGTCGAGCACCGGGCCCGAGCCCTGAACGCTGGCGAGCCATTGTGCGAATTGATCCGATGCGACGGCGCGGACGTCGAAATGCATGTCGGAAAACCCCTCGCCACTGAACTGAGCGGAAAGGCCGGGATACGTTCCCGGCTGGTCCGCCTGCAGGCTGACTTGCGAAGTCATAGACGCCATGGTGTAAATCTGGCTGCCGAGCTGCGGCACAAAAAAGCTGTTCATCACGCCAGAGGATGTCAGCTTGAAGTGGACGGGCCTTCCGGCGGGAATGACCAGCTGATTGACCGTCGCCACGTGGTCATCAGGATAGATGAACAACCACTTCCAATCGAGCGACACGACCTCGACCTCAATAGGCTTCTCCTTTGAAGGAAGCGCTACATAGGGGTCCAAGGCGTGCGAACCAAACCACGCGATACCGCCGAGAAACGTAATGACCAGTACCGGGATCGCCCATACAATCAGTTCGAGGGTGCCGGAAAAGGCCCAATACGGCTGATAGCGCGCCCGGACGTTCGAGGCGCGAAACCACCATGCGAACGCCAAGGTCGCAATTATTGTCGGAACAACGATAACCAACATGATGGCGAGCGAGTCGAATAGGATCAGCTTCTCGGAAAGGCTTACCGGTCCTTGCGGGTCAAGAACGCCCGAGCATCCTGCGAGCGACATCGCGGGCAGCAGCCCGACTGCGAGCCTCGTGCTCGCTCTCGCTGTCCATCTTTGCTGGCATCGATCATTCCGGCTCAAAACTCAGCCCTTCCAGTATTATGGGGCGGCTTTCAGCTTCGTCAGATAGTCAACGATTGCTGGAACATCTTTGTCGTCGACCGGCGCCTTGTAGACATGGATCATCTTTTCGGCTTCGGCTTTCCACGTCGCCTCAGGCAGCTTCGGCTGGGTCAAGATCATGCCGGCCGAGTGACAGGCGACGCAGTTATTGTTGACCACGTCCGAACCGGGGCCTGTAAACATGGTTGCTCGATCGGGCACGTCGATCGAATCGGACTTCAACGTCAAAGTTTGCGCGCCAGCGATGTTCGGAGCGGCGAAAGCGAACAGAAGGAGCGGCAGGAAGATCGTGCGTTGCATGACATGTCTCCTCAGCTCACGATGACGGATGTCGCTTCAATGACGTTGCGCATGAAGCCCGAGGGATTCCAATTCGGTTGGGCGGGCTGGATGTCGCCGTCAGTGTTGGTGCAGCGGATCATTAGGGTCTTATTGCCCTTGTCAGTCAGCGTGATCGGAAGCTCCCACTGACGGAAGCTGTATTTCCCTTCATCCTTGCCGAGCTTGGCAGCTTGCCAGGACTTTCCATCGTCCGATGACAGATCGACCTTGGCGACGCCTGTATCACCTCCGAAGGCGATGCCACGAACTTGCGTCGGCGTTCCGGCCGGAAGCTTCTGGTTCGGCGCGACGTTTGTAATGAACGAACGCGGCACCATCTTGTTGATCGGCACCATCTTGACGCCCGTCTGACCAGGCTTGATGTCGGCATGGGGTGTGTCGGGTATGGTGTACGCCGTCTTCATCCAGAAATTATCGTCGGGCTTATCCAGCACCTCGATGTCGCTGAGGGCCTTCACCCAATAGGTGGCGTACCATCCGGGGACGATGAGGCGCAGCGGGAAGCCGTTCAGGAGGGGAAGTTGTTCTCCGTTCATCGCGTAAGCGATCATGACCTCGCCATCGCGCGCATGATCGATATCGAGCGACTTCATGAAGTCGGGGCCGTCAGGGACAACCGGTTCGTCGAGACCGTTTAGCCGCACCTGAACGGCGCCGCTTTTCACGCCGGCGCGATCGAGGACATCCTTGAGCCTTACCCCAGTCCACTTCGCATTTCCCATGGAGCCGTTTGCCCATTGCGCTCCCGGCACGCGGGGTTCGAACAGCCCCCGCGAGTTCCCTGAACACTGATTGACCGCCGCCATCTCGACGCGCGGCAGAGCCATGACGTCCTTCAGCGAGAGAGAAACTGTCTGATTGACGTGTCCATGAACGGCGAGGCGGAACTTATCGACGTCCACCTCGGTCGGAATGACTGCCCAATGCCAGCGCACATAAAATTGGTCGTTGGGCGTGAAAACGCCCTTATCAAACACTTCAAATGGCGTCTCCAACAGCGGCGGGCGCGACCGCTGCAGGATCATCGGTCCTTTGTGCGGGAAGTTGGTGACGATCGAACGTTCGTCAGGACCGCCAGGCAGGCCGAGCCGTACGATCGATTGGGCCCAGGCCGGACGGCTGGCGGCAAGGAGCGCAAGTCCACTGTAGCCGAGCACACGACGCCTATCGAATACCATGTTGCCGATACTCATGCGCTTTCTCCCTGACCTTCGTTCTATGCGATTTGTTCGAGGCTACCAACTCGTCGAATATCGGTCCAAGCTTTGAGGACGCATGGAATGATCTGGCGCAGCGATCGATAATCGACGTGGTCTTCAATTGTGAGGAATGATCCACCCCCATTTCTGGAAGATCTTTGCCCCTTGGGGCGATTCCAGGAATTGGACAAACTGCTTAGCCTCCATGCGGGTCTGGCCACGCTCGGTCAGCGCAACGCCCGCGTCTCGGTAGATCGCGTAATCGGGCTCGACCGCTACCTGATCCGCCAATGTCGGATTTGCCTTTTGCCAAATCGTCCAGATCAGCCACGCATCAAGCGTCGGATCCTTCGTCCAGGCCGCTTTGGCCTCCGCGCTGTTGCCCGCGACAACCGCGATGTTGGAGCGAAACGCTTTGACGCTCTCTATGTCGCCCCTTCGGCCCGCGACGTCCTCCCAAAGGCCCTGTTGCCCGGCGCCGTTCACGACTATGATCCGGTGGCCAGGCTTCAACAGATCCGCGAGGCCTTGGATATGTCCGGGATTGCCCGGCCTGACGAGGATAGCGGCGGCACGCAGGTAGAGCGGCTTGACCGATGATGGATCAATGTCGGGCACGGCCTTGATGAAATCCGACATCATAACTTCGGACCCGCTGAAGATGACGTCTGCGTCCTGCTTCGCCTTGTCGACCCATTGGGGCGTCGGCCCCGCGGTGACGATCACATCAATCCCATGCGCCTTACCGAAGGTAGCCGCGGCTTCATTCATTGCCGGCAGGGGACCGCCCGGCCCGTAAACGTGCAACGGCTCTGCAGCAAAGCTGGAGCCTCCCCAAGAAATCGCGGCTAAGACCAATGCGGCCGTTGCAAACTGCTTCATCGACGCCTCCGCTTCGAATTACCCGATATGGGCCTACAGCTGGTCTGGTTCCATCCGCTGATCGCGATCAGTCTGAACGCCATTCAAGATCGATCCGACCTTTCTTGATCCCTGATCCATCGCCAAACATGATCAATGCGTGCGCGCATCGCCGTTGGATGAATCCGTGATTGTCCGAGAAACTCACATAAAACCCGCAGACATCGGAGCCCTCATGTCGGAGACCGTGATGCCCACTCAGGCAATCGCCAACAGCGCACGGCTTTCAGGCCGGCTAGAAATCGTCCGTCAGTTCACGCCGAACTGGTTCACCGTCACGATGGGAACAGGAATACTGGCGCTCGCCTTGAACCAGGCGCCCATCAATATTCCCGGCCTGCGTGCCGTCGCCGACGCGCTTTGGCTCCTCAATATCGGCTTGTTCACAGCTTTTACGTGCCTCTACGTCACACGCTGGATCCTGTTTTCCAGCGAGGCCATGCGCGTTTTCGGGCATTCGGTGGTGTCGATGTTCTTTGGGGCCATCCCGATGGGCTTGGCGACGATCATTAACGGCTTCCTCGCATTCGGTATCCAGCGCTGGGGCGAAACCGCGGTATCGATCGCCCAGGCGCTCTGGTGGCTCGACGCCACGCTATCCGTCGCCTGCGGCGTTCTTATTCCCTTCCTGATGTTCACGCGGCAGGACCATAGCGTGGAGAAGATGACGGCGGTCTGGCTGCTGCCCATCGTTGCCGCGGAAGTCGCGGCCTCGAGCGCGGGTCTGCTGGTCCCGCACCTCACCGGCGCGGCCGCCCTGCACATGCTGATCTTAGGCTACGCGTTATGGGCATTTTCAGTCCCGCTCGCGATGAGCGTGCTGGTCATCCTCGTGCTGCGGCTGGTGCTGCATAAGCTGCCCCACCGCGACATGGCGGCGTCCGGCTGGCTCGCGCTCGGGCCGATCGGGACCGGCTCGTTGGGGTTGCTTTTGCTGGGGGCCGACGCTCCCGCGGTCTTTGCGCAGGCGGGTATGCCTGCCATAGGCGATGTCGCGCACGGCATCGGCATCATCGGTGGCGCTGTCATGTGGGGCTATGGCGCCTGGTGGCTTCTGCTCGCGGTGCTGACGACAATCCGCTACATCCGCGAGGGCATGCCGTTCAACATCGGCTGGTGGGGTTTCACCTTCCCGCTCGGCGTTTATGCAGTGGCGACCCTGACGCTGGCTCGGCAGACCCAGATTGGCTTTCTGGCTGCGACCGGCGGGGTCTTGGTCGGCTGCCTGGCCCTGTTTTGGCTCATCATCGCCGCGCGCACACTTCGTGGAGCCTGTAACCGCTCGCTCTTCGTGTCGCCTTGTCTGATTACCGGGTCGATTCCTTCCGACTTTGAGGCGGATGCTGTCTAGCCGCCTCGCAAGTCGGATGCGATATTATGACCATGACATTGGAACAGCTCCGGGTTTTCGTAGCCGTCGCCGAGCGGCAGCATGTGACGCGCGCCGCCGAGGCCCTGAACCTGGCGCAATCGGCGGTGAGCGCCCACGTCGCCGCACTGGAGGCGCGGCATGGGGCGAAGCTGTTCCACCGCGTCGGTCGAGGAATTGAGCTTACGGAGACCGGCCGTCTTTTTCTCAAGGAGGCTCAGACCGTTCTCGCGCGCGCGGAGGCAGCCGAACTGGTGCTATCGGAACTCGGCGGTCTCAAGCGCGGTACGCTGGCTGTAGCGGCCAGTCAAACGATAGCCAGTTACTGGCTCGCGCGACATCTGGTCGCTTATCGCCGAGCGTATCCGGGTGTCGAAGTCAAGCTCATCATCGGAAACACGTCTCAGGTTGCCGGCTTTGTCCGAGACGGCACAAGCGAACTCGGATTTGTGGAGGGACATATTGAAGACCCCTCCCTCGCCAGCGAAACGATCGCGCGCGATCAAATGATGGTCGTCGTGGGCCACGAACATCCCTGGTCAAAGCAACAGCCGGTCACGTTCGATGATTTGCACGACACGGATTGGGTGCTCAGAGAACCCGGCTCTGGAACTCGATCCGAGTTCGAAGAGGCGCTACGCGCAAAGAAGGTCGACTTCACCAAGCTTCGCATCGCGCTCGAACTTCCCTCCAACGAAGCTGTCAGGTCAGCAGTGGAAGCAGGCATGGGCGCCACAGCGCTGTCGGCGAGCGTCGTCGCGGCCGGGATCGAAGCAGGTTTGCTCTACGACGTAGGCGTCCAGTTGCCCGATCGTGAGTTTCACGTGCTGCGCCACAACGAAAGATATCAGAGCCAGGCGGGCCAAGCGTTGCTTGGAATTATCGATCCGCATTGAAATTCGTTCCGACAATTTCTCCATTTGGCGCTGTCGAGCAGGTGTCCTTCGACGCGTCATATGATCGTTCTTGAACGACGATCGATCTTATCGCGAAGCCCTTCTGGCCCCGAGCGCGTTCTCCTTCCAAGTTGTCAATAGGAGGACGCAAGATGATCGGAACCACACTTCAACGTCGCCAGGCGCTTCAACTCGGTCTCGCAGCGGGCATCGGCGCCGCATTTGTCGCCCCTTCAGCGCCGGCGGATGCCAAGAGCAACGACAGCGCGCTTCTTCCCACAGGCTCAAACGCGTTGCGGGAGTTGACCGATCGCCTCGCCAAAGCGCCTCGCCGCCGAGACTTCAAGACGGTTCCGATGATTCTGACATCTCCGGACCAATGGGACCACGAAGCGCTTTCGGACGTCATCGCCTATCAGTCAAAGGCGAAGCAGGTGTGGGACAATACCGACATCGCCAGCCCCTGGCTCAATCTGATGCGCAACGCGCTGAACGCGCAGATTTGGTCGTTCAAGCATCCTGATTTTCTGGCGGTCTCTGCGACTCATGGAACAGCCCACCTGGCGCTTTACGATCAATCGATCTGGGACAAATACCAACTCGCCAAACTTGCCGGCGACAAATTCCAGACGAATACCCTGATCGTTGAAAAGAAAGCGCAGTCCGCAAGTCTCGAGAACTACGAAGATCCAGCGGGAGCTTTCTCGCCGGAAGACAACTCCATTCCCGCGCTGATGAGCCGCGGCGTCGTGTTCATGTCCTGTCACAATGCTATCTGGGAGGAAGCGGCCGGGCTACTCAAAGCGAATGTCAACCCAGACAAGCTCAGCCATGAAGCGTTGGCGGCTGAGTTGACCAACCATCTCATCCCCGGCGTCGTGCTTACACCTGGCGCGGTGGGTACGCTGCCCGAATTGCAGCAAGCCGGCTTCCACTATGCGAAGTAAGGCGCTCACGATGCTCAAATCACTGTTCATCGCAACATTGGCCTCAGCCGTTTGCTTGGTCTCTGGGGCAGGTGCGTCTAATGCCGCCGAACCTTCTTCAGACGCCATGAAGGTGCCGGGCTTCGCGGTCGACGTTTTTCCACCCTGGCAGGACGGCCGGAACAATGACGCCACAGATCGCGGCTTGGCATTCACCGTTCCGGAAATCGACGACATGGCCGATTTCCACGGCGATCTCACGAATCCCGAGCTCGTGCTCTTTGTCGGCGGAAACTATTACTTCGCCATGGCGCCGTTGGTGAAGGCATTCGAAGCTTCACACCCGGAATATAAGGGCCGGTTGTTCTGGGAGACGATACCACCAGGATTACTGGTCGATCAGATGAAGGCTCACGGTCGCATCACGGTCGGCAACATGACTTTCGTGGTAAGGCCGGATGCTTACTTTGCGGGTCTCAAAAAGGTTCAGAGTCTGATCGACGAAGGCCTTCTTGATGGGCCGCCCGTGCCCTACGTCACCAATACCTTGACCATGATGGTGCCGAAGGCCAATCCAGCGAAGATCGATAGCCTCCAGGATCTCGGTAAGGCCGGCGTCAGACTCGCTATGCCCAACCCCGAGTTCGAAGGCGTGGCGCGTCAGATCAAGGCCGCTCTTGCCAAGGCCGGGGGCGATAAGCTTGCCGACGCTGTGTACGGCACGAAGGTCAAGGACGGCTCAACCACGCTGACCCATATCCATCATCGCCAAACACCGCTGTTCCTGATGCAAGGCTTCGCCGACGCGGGCGTGACCTGGAAATCGGAGGCCCTCTTTCAGGAGCTGGCCGGACATCCGATCGCCCATGTCGACATACCGGAGAATGAAAACGTAACGGCCGTCTATGCCGGCGCGGTCGTCAAAGGTAGCGCTCACGGCGAAGCCGCGAAGGCGTGGCTCGAGTTCATTCATTCCCCCGAAGCGCTGAGCATATTCGAGCGCTATGGCTTCAAGCCTTACGCCGGGCAGAACTGAACTTCTCTTTCGATAAGGAAAATCGAGATGACGATGACCTTCGCAAGATCGCGCATTACAACGGCCACGACAGGGCAGTCGGAAGCCGTCATCCCAGACGCAACGTGGCGCATTGCAGGCTTAGCGCTCCTCTCGGTGCGTTTCATCCAGGGATTCATCTATTGGGGTGGCGGCTCTCGCCGCTTCATTTATGCGCCGTCTAAGCTCGATCCGGACGCGACTTCTTGGATGGCCAATAAATTCCAGACTGCGATGCCGGGGGCCCTGCTTGGGACCGATCACATCATCTCTTACTTGCTGCAACATTTTTGGCTGCTCTATCCGGCAGTCATTCTCTTCAGCGCGGCGGAGCTGATCGCTGGGCTGATGTTGATGGCAGGATTGATGACCCGAGCCGCCGCTGCCGTCTCTATCGGTTTCTCGGTCATCCTGATGTTGATGTTCGGGTGGCAAGGCGCGACATGCATCGATGAATGGACCATGGCTGCCAGCAGCCTCGCGATGGGCGCGACGCTCATGCTGGCTGGAAGCGGCGCGTATTCGCTCGACAACGTTCTGCTGCTACGTAACCCGGCTCTCGCGAACAAGGTCTGGTTCCGTTGGCTATCCGGCGCGCTGCCTTTGCCGATGAGCGGCTCAGCCTTTCGCAATCTTGCGCTCGCGGTTCTGGCTACAACCGTCGTATTCAACGTGGCCACGTACGACTACTACCGAGGCTCGGTTTATAGCGCTTTCCATGGGGGACCGGTGAGCCCCAGCAAACACCATGTGACGTTGGAGGGCGCAGCGCTGCTCCCCGACGGGAATTTAAAGTTCCATGCCTATCTCGACGGCGGCACGCCTGCCTCGGCATCTCACATCGTCGATGTCGCGTTGCTCGGAAGTGATGGTGCCGTCATTCATCGGTGGGACATGGCTGCCTTGAGCGCGTTGCCCAAAGACGCCATCCGCAACGATTTTGCGTACAACAAATTCAGTATCGGTCCCTATGGCCTTGTCGCCAAAGTAGGAGCGATGGCGGAAATCACGCTGCCGCTGCAGGTCGTTACTGTTCCGGGCAGTGCAAAGCTCCGCATGACGACCGTCAGCGGAAACCATTTCGATGCAAGCGTAAATGGTTAGTGCCGTCGAATCATATTTGCGAACGTCTCTTTGCAAGGAATAGCAGAATGAACAAACTGCCGAAGAATGTTGTCGTGACCGGCGCGGCCGGCCAGATCTGCTACTCGCTACTGTTCCGGCTCGCGAAGGGAGACGTTTTCGGAACCCGGCAACCTCTGCGGCTACACCTATTGGACTTGCCACAGGCACAGCAGGCGGTTCGGGGCGTCGTCATGGAGCTGGAGGATTGTGCCTTTCCGCTCCTCACGAATGTGGTTATCACCGATGATCCCAAGATCGCTTTCAAGGACGTAGATGCGGGCTTCCTCGTCGGCTCGCGACCGCGATCAAAGGGAATGGAGCGTCGGGATCTCCTGTCCGCCAACGCTGACATTTTCCGAATTCAAGGCCGCGCATTGAGCGAGGCCGCAAAGCGGGATGCAAAGATCCTGGTTGTCGGCAACCCTGCCAACACGAATGCGATGATTCTCGGTGACAATGCTCCTGATTTCCCGACAGAAAACATCACCTCGATGATCCGGCTGGATCACAACCGAGCATTGACGCAATTGGCGCGGCGCGCTGGTGTCGCGGTCGGCGACATCGAAAAGTTCGTCGTCTGGGGCAATCACTCGCCAACGATGTTCGCCGACTGGTCTCATGCCTTGGTCGACGGCCGTCCGCTCTCTGAGCTCATAGGTGACGAAACCTGGTATCGAAATACGCTGATCCCCGAAGTGGCGCGCCGAGGAACGGCAATCATTGAAGCGCGGGGGTCGTCGTCCGCCGCATCCGCTGCCAACGCCGCTATCGATCATATGCGTGATTGGGTTCATGGGAGTAAGGGTGACTGGGTCTCCATGGGACTGCGTTCAGACGGAGCCTATGGCATACCAGAGGGACTTGTCTTTGGGATGCCTGCTATTTGTAAAAGCGGACAATACGAAAGGGTTGTGGACTTGCAATTCGGGCAATTCGCCAAGCAGATGCTGGAAAGAACAATTACAGAACTCAGCGAGGAAAGGGAGGCGGTGCGCGGTTCTTAGAATCCATAGTAATTCACTCAGATTGGTAACGGAAAGCCAACTGAGCGTCTTACACCATGGGCATCCTGCAGTGATCGTGGCTGCCCGCCCGACTGATCGCACCAGACGGCCTCGCTGCATCGCGTTACTTGGGCTGCTCTATCTGCCGGTAGACCGCTTCCACGATCGGCAGCAGGCGTTCCCGACTGGCCGCTGCCGAGAGAGCAAACCCAAGCCCATCGTCGATCCAGTAGAAAGCCGAAACGTTGCCTTCCCGGAGAAAGCGGTAGTCGGTTTCGCCCTTCTCGCCGTTACGCAGATATAGCGTGAGGCGTGTGCCGCGGTCGTCGTCATACATCAACTGCGCAGCGACGTCGTCAGCAGACGCAGGCAGCAATCTGCCACCCATCAAACGAAAGCCGAATCTGGTCAGATCAGGCGCCTTGATCGGCTTGCCGAGGCGGTTGGAAAGCCATTGCACCAAGTGATCCTGCTCGCTCGCCTTGACCTCAACCGGGTGGGTCGCATCGACAACGAAGGTTCGGTAGGCGGATATCGCGTCGCTGACCATGACCGGCTGCGCCGGATTCAATGTCGGCACATCGCCTCGTGCGATCCAGCCGATCGTGCCGCCCGCCACG from Labrys wisconsinensis carries:
- a CDS encoding substrate-binding domain-containing protein codes for the protein MKQFATAALVLAAISWGGSSFAAEPLHVYGPGGPLPAMNEAAATFGKAHGIDVIVTAGPTPQWVDKAKQDADVIFSGSEVMMSDFIKAVPDIDPSSVKPLYLRAAAILVRPGNPGHIQGLADLLKPGHRIIVVNGAGQQGLWEDVAGRRGDIESVKAFRSNIAVVAGNSAEAKAAWTKDPTLDAWLIWTIWQKANPTLADQVAVEPDYAIYRDAGVALTERGQTRMEAKQFVQFLESPQGAKIFQKWGWIIPHN
- a CDS encoding TDT family transporter produces the protein MSETVMPTQAIANSARLSGRLEIVRQFTPNWFTVTMGTGILALALNQAPINIPGLRAVADALWLLNIGLFTAFTCLYVTRWILFSSEAMRVFGHSVVSMFFGAIPMGLATIINGFLAFGIQRWGETAVSIAQALWWLDATLSVACGVLIPFLMFTRQDHSVEKMTAVWLLPIVAAEVAASSAGLLVPHLTGAAALHMLILGYALWAFSVPLAMSVLVILVLRLVLHKLPHRDMAASGWLALGPIGTGSLGLLLLGADAPAVFAQAGMPAIGDVAHGIGIIGGAVMWGYGAWWLLLAVLTTIRYIREGMPFNIGWWGFTFPLGVYAVATLTLARQTQIGFLAATGGVLVGCLALFWLIIAARTLRGACNRSLFVSPCLITGSIPSDFEADAV
- a CDS encoding cytochrome (ubi)quinol oxidase subunit III, whose amino-acid sequence is MPHDASVAQDPHKLGPRAEPDGGWKGPATKRIITAYGFWIFLLSDFVLFSGFYASYAVLSHATAGGPNPAQLFDLKTVALETTFLLLSSVACGMATIASNVRNMLWTQVGYLITGLLGFAFLVLEVSEFAKMLAAGAGPDRSGFLSAFFALVGLHGVHVTVGLLWLGTMMAQFWAKGFRPDIMRRGLCFALFWHALDIIWVGIFTNVYLLGTSP
- the cyoD gene encoding cytochrome o ubiquinol oxidase subunit IV, coding for MSMHGHANSNIDTAPGDQEPGTHDVASAIRNYLIGFVLAAGLTAGSFWVASGTGLIYTPGVPMALAAFAIAQMGVHLAFFLHITTGPDNLNNVLALAFGVLIVGIVIAGSLWIMYHLNANMMVPGNLMDMRMQP
- a CDS encoding molybdopterin-dependent oxidoreductase, producing the protein MSIGNMVFDRRRVLGYSGLALLAASRPAWAQSIVRLGLPGGPDERSIVTNFPHKGPMILQRSRPPLLETPFEVFDKGVFTPNDQFYVRWHWAVIPTEVDVDKFRLAVHGHVNQTVSLSLKDVMALPRVEMAAVNQCSGNSRGLFEPRVPGAQWANGSMGNAKWTGVRLKDVLDRAGVKSGAVQVRLNGLDEPVVPDGPDFMKSLDIDHARDGEVMIAYAMNGEQLPLLNGFPLRLIVPGWYATYWVKALSDIEVLDKPDDNFWMKTAYTIPDTPHADIKPGQTGVKMVPINKMVPRSFITNVAPNQKLPAGTPTQVRGIAFGGDTGVAKVDLSSDDGKSWQAAKLGKDEGKYSFRQWELPITLTDKGNKTLMIRCTNTDGDIQPAQPNWNPSGFMRNVIEATSVIVS
- a CDS encoding LysR family transcriptional regulator, coding for MTLEQLRVFVAVAERQHVTRAAEALNLAQSAVSAHVAALEARHGAKLFHRVGRGIELTETGRLFLKEAQTVLARAEAAELVLSELGGLKRGTLAVAASQTIASYWLARHLVAYRRAYPGVEVKLIIGNTSQVAGFVRDGTSELGFVEGHIEDPSLASETIARDQMMVVVGHEHPWSKQQPVTFDDLHDTDWVLREPGSGTRSEFEEALRAKKVDFTKLRIALELPSNEAVRSAVEAGMGATALSASVVAAGIEAGLLYDVGVQLPDREFHVLRHNERYQSQAGQALLGIIDPH
- the cyoA gene encoding ubiquinol oxidase subunit II is translated as MSLAGCSGVLDPQGPVSLSEKLILFDSLAIMLVIVVPTIIATLAFAWWFRASNVRARYQPYWAFSGTLELIVWAIPVLVITFLGGIAWFGSHALDPYVALPSKEKPIEVEVVSLDWKWLFIYPDDHVATVNQLVIPAGRPVHFKLTSSGVMNSFFVPQLGSQIYTMASMTSQVSLQADQPGTYPGLSAQFSGEGFSDMHFDVRAVASDQFAQWLASVQGSGPVLDKAAYDELAKPSKNVPPSTYSNVDPKLFDDVVAGDLNRPGIEGGHGGQDTPPAATKEP
- a CDS encoding c-type cytochrome: MQRTIFLPLLLFAFAAPNIAGAQTLTLKSDSIDVPDRATMFTGPGSDVVNNNCVACHSAGMILTQPKLPEATWKAEAEKMIHVYKAPVDDKDVPAIVDYLTKLKAAP